GCTCATCCAGGATGAGCAGGTCCGGATCATGGAGGATGGCCTGCGCCAGGCCCACGCGCTGCCGGTAGCCCTTGGACAGCTGGCCGATGTCCTTGCCCAGGTGGTTCTGCAGGCCGCAGCGCTCGGCGGTGCGCAGGATGCGCGCCTTGCGCTGGGCCGGAGGGATGCCCCGAAGCTCCGCGATGAAGCCCAGGAACTCCCGGACCATCATCTCCTCATAGAGGGGGTTGTTCTCCGGCAGGTATCCAATGGAGCGTCGCGCGGCCACAGGATCCACCGCCACGTCCACCCCGGCCACCTTCGCCGTCCCCGTGCTCGGCGTCACGTAGCCGGCCAGGATGCGCATGGTGGTGGACTTGCCTGCGCCGTTTGGACCGAGAAACCCGACCACCTGGCCGCGTGGAACCTCGAAGCTCAGCCCACGCAGCGCCTGGGTGGCGCCATAGCTCTTGGTCAGCCCTTCGATCTGAATCATCGATTGCGTCACGATTTTCACCTCGTGAAGCGCGCCTAATTCCGCGCGGCGGGCGAAGTAGAAATCGGCATTACCCAGCACGGGTACGAGCCTGACTCGCCCCGCTGAGGCAATCGAAAAGGGGGCCAGAAACTCCCCGAAAAAATCATCTATTCCCGGCTCGGGAACGTGGGCGGGTCAGCTGTTGTAGTAGCGAACCAGCACACAGGTGACGTTGTCGTTACCACCCGCGGCGTTGGCCAGATCGATGAGCTGGGAGCAGGCCTTCTCCAGCTCCGAGGTGCGCCCGAGCACCTCCTGGATCTGCGGATCGGTCACCATGCCGGACAGGCCGTCCGAGCAGAGCAGGAAGACGTCGCCCTCCTTCGGCTCGATGCGAGTGACGTCCACCACCACGGACTCCTTCATCCCCAGCGCGCGGACGATGACGTTCTTGTGGGGGAAGTTCTCGATCTCCTCCGGCGTGAGCTTCTTCGCCTTGAGGTAGTCGTTGAGCAGGGAGTGGTCCTCCGTCACCTGCTTGAGGGTGCCGTCCCGGAAGAAGTAGACGCGGCTGTCGCCCACGTGCCCCACGTAGGCCGTGGCATTGGCGAAGTACACCGTGACGATGGTGGTGCCCATGCCCTTGAACTTCGTGTCGCCGGCGGCGCGCTCGAAGATCTTCGAGTTCGCCAGCTTGATGCCGGTGGCCAGCCGGTTCTCATCGTAGTTGCGCGTCTTGTCCATCTTGAAGGGCCACGTCGCGTCCGCGTCGCGCGACGTCATCCGGAAGAACTCGCCGAGCTCCTCCACCGCGATCTTGGACGCGATCTCTCCAGAGGAGTGCCCGCCCATGCCGTCGGCGACGCAGCAGAGGTTCTCCTCCGGCAGCAGGAGGTAGTTGTCCTCGTTGTGGTTGCGCTTCATCCCGACGTGGGTGATGCCTGCTACCTCGATGCGCATGCTGGGGAGCTCGTGTGACGCGTGGCTGTGGGACGCGTGGAAACAGTCCTGCAGGTTAACAAAGCGCCCCTGAGGGGGCAAAACCGATCCTCACCTTCCTGTGGCGCTCATTCGGGGGCCGTCTGCCCGGCGGCCGGGTCCACGGGCTCGAAGAGCAGCTTGTCCCCCTCCTGGGTCTGGCTTCCCGCCAGCGTCCCCGCCGGTAGCTCCAGCACCGAGTGGGCCTTGAAGTACACCGAGCTGAGCCTCCAGGGGGGCATCGCCGGGATCTGCTTGACGATGAGCCCGTCCGGGTCCAGGAAGGCCACGTCGATGGGGATGCGCATGAAGAAGGTATGGATGGAGTTGCAAGGAACGATGTGCATGCCCTCGCCGAACGCCAGCGAGCGCCGTCCCATCAGCCCCATGAAGCGGTCCATGAACGAGCTGGCCCGCTCGGCGCGATCCGCCAGCAGCTTCCCCCGCGTCAGATTGTTCACCTTCCAGCGCATGCCGAGCGTTCTACCCCATGCTTGAGCCTCTCGCGCGGCCGCTGCACCTGGTACTGGTGTCGCCGCAGATTCCCCCCAACACCGGCAACGTCGCCCGCCTGTGCGCGGTGACGGGCAGCCGGCTCATCCTCGTGGAGCCGCTCGGCTTCTCCATCGCGGACCGGGACCTGAAGCGCGCCGGCCTGGACTACTGGGACAAGGTGTTCCTCAAGCTGTATCCCACCTATGCCTCCTACCTGGCGGACTACCCGGAGGCCCGGCGGTGGCTGTTCTCGGCCCGGGCGACTACATCCCTGTATGCCGCGCGGTTCGAGCCGGGGGATCACCTGGTGTTCGGCTCCGAGGTGACGGGGCTGCCGGCCGAGCTGATGGAGGGCGGATCCGGGCAGCCGGTGACCATCCCCATGCTCCCGGAGCGGCGCAGCCTCAACCTGTCCACCTCCGTGGGCATTGCCACCTACGAAGCATTGCGTCAGGTCCAGCTGGGGGAGGCGGCCAGGCAGCCGCCCCCGGCAAGTTGAGGGTCCCCGTAGAGGGAATAGACTCGGGGGGCAATGTCTCCCTCTCTCGTCGCTGACGCCCTCTACTCCGCCCACAAGTCTCGCGCCACCGGGCAGCTCACGCTCCATGCGGGGGGGAGGCAGTCCCGGCTCTTCCTGCACGAGGGGAACCTGGTCGGCACGCAGCTGGGGTTCGGCTTCCAGAGCCCGGCGCAGGCGCTGCTGCTGAGCGGTCGGCTGAAGGTGGAGGCGCTGGACGCGCTCTGGGCTCGGGGTGGGGCGGGCAGGCCGGATGAGGACCTGCTCGAGGAGCTGGGCCTCGAGGAGGGCGCGGTGGCCGAGCTTCAGGTGCTCGCCCACGTGCGGCGGCTGAGCCAGCTGGCCGAGCGCTCCGCGTTCGAGCCGGGCGAGGTGGAGGAGATGTTCCGGCCCATTGCCGGCGCCCGGGTGATTCGGGCCGCGCTGGAGCCGGCGGTGGGGGAGGGGCGAGGGGCGAGGGTGTACCGCTGCGCGGATGTGGCGGCGTGCGAGCCGTGGCTCTCGAGCGAGGAGGAGCGGGCCTTGCTGGGGACGCTGGGGGCCTTCCGGCAGCCGGAGGCGCTGAAGCTGGCTCAGGAGGTGTTGCTGCAGCTGCTCGAGCGCGAGGGGCTCGTC
This genomic stretch from Hyalangium gracile harbors:
- a CDS encoding Stp1/IreP family PP2C-type Ser/Thr phosphatase, with protein sequence MRIEVAGITHVGMKRNHNEDNYLLLPEENLCCVADGMGGHSSGEIASKIAVEELGEFFRMTSRDADATWPFKMDKTRNYDENRLATGIKLANSKIFERAAGDTKFKGMGTTIVTVYFANATAYVGHVGDSRVYFFRDGTLKQVTEDHSLLNDYLKAKKLTPEEIENFPHKNVIVRALGMKESVVVDVTRIEPKEGDVFLLCSDGLSGMVTDPQIQEVLGRTSELEKACSQLIDLANAAGGNDNVTCVLVRYYNS
- a CDS encoding DUF192 domain-containing protein, whose amino-acid sequence is MRWKVNNLTRGKLLADRAERASSFMDRFMGLMGRRSLAFGEGMHIVPCNSIHTFFMRIPIDVAFLDPDGLIVKQIPAMPPWRLSSVYFKAHSVLELPAGTLAGSQTQEGDKLLFEPVDPAAGQTAPE
- a CDS encoding tRNA (cytidine(34)-2'-O)-methyltransferase: MLEPLARPLHLVLVSPQIPPNTGNVARLCAVTGSRLILVEPLGFSIADRDLKRAGLDYWDKVFLKLYPTYASYLADYPEARRWLFSARATTSLYAARFEPGDHLVFGSEVTGLPAELMEGGSGQPVTIPMLPERRSLNLSTSVGIATYEALRQVQLGEAARQPPPAS